Genomic DNA from Flavobacterium sp. N502540:
CTCGGGAAAAAGAGTGTAGAAATTATGACTTTGAAAAAACTTTTTGCTCTTTGTTTCTTATTGTTGTGCCAGATTACTGTGGCGCAGAACGATTCTATTACGAAACTTAAAACGGTTGTCGTTTCTGATGCTAATCTTAAAAAATACTCCAATTCACAATCGGTTTTAAAACTAAATGATTCTGTTATTGGCAAAAATGAAGCCTTATTAACGGATTTATTAAACTTCAATTCGACCATTTATTTTAAAGAGTACGGCCGTGGAATGCTTTCTACAGTTGCTTTTAGAGGTACAACATCATCGCAAACGGCTGTAATCTGGAACGGAATTAACATTAATTCCCAAATGAACGGAAGTACTGATTTTAATACCATTTCCGGATCCGATTATAATTCTATTAGTGTAAAAGCAGGAGGAGGAAGTGTTATTTATGGCAGCGGAGCCGTTGGAGGAACCGTACACTTGAATACAGATCTCGCCTTTTACAATAAATTTGAAAACAATTTAAGACTTGATTACGGAAGTTTCAACACTATCGGAATTAATTATAAAACAAGTATCTCTAATAAAAAATGGAGTACTCAAATTGGTTTTTCCAAAAACAGTTCTACAAACGATTATAAATATCTGAACCAATACAACTGGAAAGGCGAACAGCGCTGGAATCAAAACGGTCAATATGATGTTATTACCCTAAGTGCCAATGCAGGATATAAAATCGATGCCAAAAACAGTTTTAAGCTGTATACCCAAACTTCAAATACAGACCGAAATACCTCATTAGTTTCGGAATCTGAAACTAAAAGTAAATATGTAAATGGTTTTAATCGGAACTTATTGGAATATGATGGTGATTTTGGCAGATTCAAAACCAATTTCAAAACAGCCTATATTTTTGAGAACTATAAATATTATGCCGACAATTCCAGCAATATTTATACGTACGGAAAAACAGAAAGCCTGACTACAAAAGCAGATTTAGGCTATCAATTATTAGAATCGCTGCAAATAAATAGTATTCTGGACTACAATCGGACTAAAGGATACGGAAGTGGTTTTGGTGATAATGTTAGAGAAATAAGTTCTGCGGCTTTACTTATAAAACAAGAGGTTTCTCCAAACTGGAAAAACGAATTTGGGGTCCGTAAAGAATTTACAGACAATTATAAATCTCCCGTTCTATTCTCTGCAGGTTCCTCCTATCAATTTGGAAAACTGTATAATTTAAAATTGAATGTGTCCCGTAATTTCCGAATTCCAACTTTCAATGATTTGTATTGGGAACAAGGCGGAAATCCTAATTTAAAACCGGAGAGTTCTTATCAGGCCGAAATTGGAAACGTTTTCACCATTCAGAACTTCTCTTTAACTCAAACTTTTTACTACATCAAAATAAAAGATTTATTGCAGTGGGTCCCGGGAGCTAATGGTATCTGGTCACCGCAAAACACAGACAAAGTTAATAGTTATGGCGCCGAAACAGTATTGAGTTGGAAAAAGAGTTTTGGCAAAAACAACCTGACTGCAAATGCGACGTATGCCTATTCAATTTCAGAAAATGTAGAAACCAAAAAGCAATTGTTTTTTGTTCCTTTTCATAAAGTAACCGCTGCCATCGCTTACTCAAGAAATAACATTTCAGCCAATTATCAATTTCTTTATAATGGCTTTGTGTACACACAAGCTGACAATGACCCCGAAAAAATCGTATCGGCTTACACTGTTTCGAACATTGGTGTAGACTACGATTTTAAACTTTTATCTTCTTTCAAAGTAGGTTTTCAGGTTTTGAATGTTTGGAATACCTTCTATCAAAGTCTAGAATACCGACCAATGCCCGGAAGAAATTATAACCTGTACTTAAACTTTAAATTTTAAAATAATGAAACTGACTAGATTATTCTTACTAGCATTAAGCGCATCGCTTTTTGTTTCTTGCTCTAATGACGACTCTGATGGACCTAAAGGAGTTTATGACGATGGAATTTTCATCTTAAATGAAGGAAATTCTACTGACGGCGGTTCTGTTTCTTTCATATCTGGCGATTTAAATACTTTCACTAAGGATGTTTACAAGACCGTAAACAGCAGTGATTTTGTTGGAAAATATCTTCAAAATATCTTTTTTGACGGAGACAAGGCTTATATTATTGCCGGTGGATCAAATGTTATTAATGTAGTAGACCGCTATAGTTTTAAGCTGATTGCAAAAATTGACACCGGACTTGCTAACCCTCGCTATGGTGTTGTTAAGGATGGCAAAGCTTATGTAACTAATGCTAATACCTATCCTAGCTACACTGACCCGGAAAAAAACCCTAACGCCAATATTGACGATTATGTTGCCGTAATTAATCTGAGTACAAATACTGTTGAATCTAAAATCGAATTGAAAGGTACAGGAAACAGAATTGTGTTAGATAATGGAAAACTGTACATCACTGAGCCAAATAACAGCGACAAGTTGTTGGTGGTAAACATTACAACCAAAACAGTAGAAACTGTTACTATTGGTTCAGATGCAGATTCTATTGAAGAAGAGAACGGAGTTCTTTTTATCCTTAGAAAACCTTACGGTGCTGCCGGAGAAATTGTAAAAGTAAAAATTTCAGACAAATCTGTTTCCAAAATTGCTTTGCCTGCTAATTTAGGAAATGCTGGTCAATTAGATATTGAAGGTGGTAAGATTTATTACACTGCTTCAAGTTCTGTTTATGTTATGAATACTACTGCTACAACAGCTTCTACTACACCAATCTTAACTTCTCCTGTAGGTTATTTATACGGATTTGCAGTAAACGATAATCGTATATATCTTGCTGACGGTGGTGATTTCAAATCAAGCAGTAAAGCTTACATCTACGATTTAAGTGGAACATTACAAAAAGATTTAATAGTTGGTGTTGGACCAAACGGTTTCTATTTCAACGATTAATAACGGTAATTCGTTTGGATTATAACATAAAAAAAGGCTTTCATTTCTGAAAGCCTTTTTTTTTATTTCAATGCTCGTAAAAGTCCTTCCGGTGCTTTTTCAATATACATTTGATTTTTAATTCCGTCCATTGCTTTAGCATCTGTAAACGTTTTCAGCGCTACCCCACTGTCGTCTCCTGCTTTTTTCGCACTGATTCCTGTTATTTGAGATATTGCTACACTCAGCAACGGTTCATTTGGATCTCCTAAAACTCCTAGGTTTGTAATGCGCTCTAATTTTTCATACGTTGGTTTCAAACCGTCTGTGTATTCTCCAAAATCAGCTGCATTTACAATTTTCAAAACCAAAGGCTGCATCGCATATTTATGATTTGGATTACGGTTCGTTTTTCCAAAAGTCGGAGAATCATATAAGGTTACTGATCCTACATTTTTACCAACGGTAGTCTCTCCTACCTGAACTACAGAAATATAAGGCACCAATCCGTTTATAACCAATTCACTTGCCGATGCTGTACCGCTTGTGGTTATAATATAAACTTTAGTCATGTTCAGACTATTAATCGCCGCACCGTCCATTTTATCTACAAATTTATTCAGCAATGATTCAGGATCTTCACTTTCATAATATTCGTTGATTTTTGCATTCCATTTCTCTTTCGAAAAAACTTTGCCGGTAAACTGTCCGGTAATCATACTCGCCAGACGGGTTGAAGTTTGTATCGAACCTCCTCCGTTATATCTTAAATCTAAAACTAAATCAGTAACACCCTGTGCTTTTAGTTCTGCAAAAGCCGCATTAAGCTGTGCATCATAATTGCCATAAAAACCATTGTACATCAGATAACCGATTTTACGGCTTCCGGAGGTAATCACTTTATTGATAAAAACAGGATTTTCATCTAAAGTTGTTTTTACTAATGCAACTGTTTTTCCGTTACTATCAAAACCGGTACCGTTAAAAGTAGCCATATTCAGTGTATAACTATCCGCTGCCAATAGCGACTGATAATTTGAAACCGTCAAAGAAGTTCCATTAATAGCGGTAAAAAGATCCCCTCTTTTAATGTCTTTTTTAGAAGCATCAGAATTAGGTATGATATAGCGTACATAACCCACTAAATCTGTAGTGCTTCCCGGTTTGTAACTCAATCTAAAATCTACACCATTATTTTTTGAAGTTCCCTGAAGTTCCTGTTCTAAAACCGTATAATCGTCAACAATCCAGCTAAAACGATCAATAGCCTGACCTTTTGGAAATTTACTTATAGGTTTATTCAATAAATCCTGAAATAAATCTTCCGGTTTTGAATATCCTCTCAAAAAAGCATTTAATGCTTCCTGATTGCTAAAACGGTCATCTGCCAAAGTAGGAACATCAGCTTGCCATAAATAAAACTGATTCAGTCCTTTCCACACAAAATCATTAACCTGCAATGAGGCCGGAGCTGCCACATCATCCTGATCTTCACAAGATTGCAAAGAAAAAGCAAGTAAAAATAATAACAGTACAATTCTTAATATTGTCTTCATATAGTAAATATCTATCTAGTAGTAACGTAAAAATACTATCTTTAGTTTTAACTCTAAGAATTTTATTGTTTTTTTTATTGTAAAAAAAAAAAAATTAATACCCCGTGTAACAAAAATAATAGTGTCTCGTCTTCACTATATAAGCTAACGAATAACCAACGAATTTTATGAATCAGAATGTGTTTATAGAATTAATAAATCCTTTTAAAGACAAAGTTTTTCGTCTGGCAAAAAGATTATTAACCAGTACGGAAGAGGCTGAAGATGCCACTCAGGAAGTTATGGTAAAGTTATGGAACAAAAAAGATACTCTGGATTCCTATAATAGTGTTGAAGCTGTTGCAATGACAATGACCAAGAATTATTGTCTGGACCAGTTGAAATCGAAAAGGGCCGGAAATCTTAAAATCGTTCACAACAATTATACGGACCGGGAACCTCAACTGGATAAGAAGCTGGAGGATTCAAATAGTTTAGAATGGGTTGAAAAAATTATAAGCCAATTACCCGAGCAACTACAAATATTAATTCAGTTGCGGGATGTTGAACAATATGAATTTGACGAAATTGCAAAAATTGTCAATATGAACGAAACGGCTATACGCGTAGCCCTTTCAAGAGCGAGAAAAAAAATAAGAGAATCAATGGTTAATACACACAGTTATGGAATTCAATAAAATAGAAAATATACTAGAAAAATACTTTCAGGGAGAAACCACGATTGCCGAAGAAAATCAATTAAAAGAATATTTTTCTTCACCGGATGTTGCGCAGCATTTGGAGCAATACAAACCAATGTTTGGTTATTTCTCTCAGGTAAAAGAACAGAAATCGACGCAGACGATCCCACTAAAAACTAAAAAACGAAATGTGGCGTGGTTATCGATTGCAGCTTCAGCTGTTGTTTTACTGGGAATTGGAACCTATTTCTATACGAGCGAAAAGAATACAACTCCGGTTACAGCTCAAACGGAATTGGGAACCTATGATGATCCGGAAGAAGCACTTGCCGCAACGCAAAAAGCTTTAGCCCTATTATCAAACAATGTTAATGTAGGTATCGAAAGTGTACAATACATTAAAGAATACGAACAATCAAAAAACAAAATTTTTAAACAGTAATTTAAATCTCAATCCAAATGAAATCAACGATTCACGAATACAGAAAAAATAATAAAATCAGCATGAGTAAAAATTTCATCATAACACTAGTTTTAGCATTTGTCAGCCACACTTTTTATGCTCAGGGAGCATTTGATAAATACGATGGTCAGGACGATGTAACCTCAGTAATTGTAAACAAAAAAATGTTTGATTTAATGAGTAAGGTAAAAGCTGACGCTTCTGACAAAGAAACGCAACAATATATTAATCTGATAAAAAAATTAGACTACTTAAAAGTGTTTACCACTAAAAATCCTAAAATTGAAGCTGACATGAAAGCTTCTGCAGATAAATATATAAAAACTGCCGGTTTAGAAGAATTAATGAGAGTAAACGACAGCGGTAAAAATGTTAGAATTCTAATCAAATCAGGATCAAGCGACACGCAGGTAAAAGAATTACTAATGTACATCGACGGAGCTAAGGGCAGTGAATCTGTATTACTGTCTCTTATTGGTAACTTTGACTTAAACGAAATCTCAGTACTAACAGATAAGATGCAACTTCCCGGAGGTTCTGACCTAAAAAAAGCTTCTAAAAGCAAAAAATAAGATGAAAGCAAACGTTATTACCTCAGCCCTATTAGTTTTACTAACTTTAGTAAGTTGTAATTCTACCCCTTCATTACAGAAGTATTTTGTTGAAAACACAGACAACAAAGATTTTATTGCACTTGACATTTCATCATCGATTCTAAATGTGGAGAAAGCAAAATTATCTGCAGAGCAAAATGAAGCTTTAAAATCATTCGATAAAATGAATATTCTGGCTTTCAAAGAAACGTCTAAAAATCAGGCGCAATTTGAAACAGAACGCGGCAAACTGAAAGAGATCCTGAAAAATCCAAAATACCAGGAATTAATGAAGGTCGGTTCAGGTAAAGACGGTGCATCGATAAGTTATGTAGGAGCTGACGACAACATCGAAGAATTTGTGGTTTTTGCCAACAAAAAAGAAAGCGGTTTTGTAGTAGTGCGCGTGTTAGGAAAAAACATGAATCCTAATAACATTATGACCTTGATGTCGGTTATGAAACAATCCAATATTAATATGGATCAATTAAAACCTTTGCAGCAATTAATGAAACCATAACACCTTACTTTATATTAAAACAAGAGAGCTCCGTAATCCGGGGCTTTTTTTATTTAACATTTTTAGAAGATTATACTGAATAATATTGCTTGCGTTTGTTTTGAGATGACCTGAATTTATCTATATTTGTTCATCAACCAAAACAAAATTATTAAACTAAGTATGGTACAAAAAACGTCGAACGCCTTTATAGCGGCATCATGGGTAGCTCTTGGAGCAGGAACAGTTGGATTTATAGTAGGACTTGCAAGAGCCGAAATGCTTTTAAACGAAAAAGGATATTATTTCACCGTTTTAATGTTTGGCCTTTTTGCCGTTGTCTCCTTACAAAAAAGTGTGAGAGACAGGCTGGAAAAACTTCCGGTAACCGATATGTATTATGGAATCTGCTGGTTCGGAACTCTTTTATCTATTGTATTACTAATCGTTGGCCTATGGAATGCTACGATCTTACCAAGTGAAAAAGGTTTTTATGCTTTTGCTTTTTTATTGGCTCTTTTTGGAGCTATTTCGGTACAAAAAAACACGAGAGACAATATGGCGTACTCTTCAAATGAATAATATTTTAACTAGAATTAATCAAAAACAACTTCCAAAATTAACCATAAAAAGCTTCTTAATTGAAGCTTTTTTTTGTGGTTAAAATTATTTACAACATCTTTTACTATTGTTTCACTAAACAATTTCAGCTACCAGATAAATCCGTTTTCTTGCCGGAAATTACATCATTACCTCCATTTATTACAAATAAATAAAAGATTATTCCTGATAAAACTATTTTTGTAAGTAAATACTTTATTTTATGAAAAAAATTCTCCTCTTAGCTTTATTATCAGCCTTTGGCCTTAATGCACAAACCGCTACAGATTATTTTACAGAATTTCCTATAAAGCCATACGACATCCCATTTGGTCTTGTGTTTGATTCAACTGGAAACTTATATGTTGCTAATAATGATTATCATAATTCTTTAGGAATTACCAAAATAACTCCAAATCTGGTTCAAAGTACTTTTATTTCATTAAAAAAATTTCCTAGGCAAATAGCTCTTGATACTAACAAAAATTTTTGGGTAATCAGTCGTACTAGTAATGATTATGAAACTTTTTCAGGTGAAAACGAAGTTACCAAAATAACCCCTGACGGCGATGTAACAAGTTATACTACTCCTGCAGACATATGGGGAATTGCTATCGATGCAACGGGAAACGTTTTTTATTCAGAAAGGACCGGGAAAATTCAAAAAATAAGTACAACAGGAGAAATTAGCACCTTTTTTTCAGATCCTGCTACTCTTAAATCCCCATCAGGATTAACTTTTGATAAGGCAGGAAATTTATTCGTTATTGATGAAGGTGATGGTAATAATCCCCTTAGAAAAATAAATCCAGCCGGTGTCCTTACAAAAATTCCTGCGACTTTTGAAAAGACATCACAAATAAAAAAAAATGGATACCTCTC
This window encodes:
- a CDS encoding RNA polymerase sigma factor gives rise to the protein MNQNVFIELINPFKDKVFRLAKRLLTSTEEAEDATQEVMVKLWNKKDTLDSYNSVEAVAMTMTKNYCLDQLKSKRAGNLKIVHNNYTDREPQLDKKLEDSNSLEWVEKIISQLPEQLQILIQLRDVEQYEFDEIAKIVNMNETAIRVALSRARKKIRESMVNTHSYGIQ
- the yiaA gene encoding inner membrane protein YiaA, translating into MVQKTSNAFIAASWVALGAGTVGFIVGLARAEMLLNEKGYYFTVLMFGLFAVVSLQKSVRDRLEKLPVTDMYYGICWFGTLLSIVLLIVGLWNATILPSEKGFYAFAFLLALFGAISVQKNTRDNMAYSSNE
- a CDS encoding T9SS type A sorting domain-containing protein is translated as MKKILLLALLSAFGLNAQTATDYFTEFPIKPYDIPFGLVFDSTGNLYVANNDYHNSLGITKITPNLVQSTFISLKKFPRQIALDTNKNFWVISRTSNDYETFSGENEVTKITPDGDVTSYTTPADIWGIAIDATGNVFYSERTGKIQKISTTGEISTFFSDPATLKSPSGLTFDKAGNLFVIDEGDGNNPLRKINPAGVLTKIPATFEKTSQIKKNGYLSFASNGDLYISATTDDYSAKIFRLPADDVNSKPILFYNVPTYNRINGITIYNGNLYASLYIESQSKVVKIATQILGVENATKSITKDIIVYPNPASDYLSIDSKNEVVESIQLFDLTGHLLKSYKPSEVKEDKIALPALTSGNYILKINNTSKKITIN
- a CDS encoding TonB-dependent receptor plug domain-containing protein, whose translation is MTLKKLFALCFLLLCQITVAQNDSITKLKTVVVSDANLKKYSNSQSVLKLNDSVIGKNEALLTDLLNFNSTIYFKEYGRGMLSTVAFRGTTSSQTAVIWNGININSQMNGSTDFNTISGSDYNSISVKAGGGSVIYGSGAVGGTVHLNTDLAFYNKFENNLRLDYGSFNTIGINYKTSISNKKWSTQIGFSKNSSTNDYKYLNQYNWKGEQRWNQNGQYDVITLSANAGYKIDAKNSFKLYTQTSNTDRNTSLVSESETKSKYVNGFNRNLLEYDGDFGRFKTNFKTAYIFENYKYYADNSSNIYTYGKTESLTTKADLGYQLLESLQINSILDYNRTKGYGSGFGDNVREISSAALLIKQEVSPNWKNEFGVRKEFTDNYKSPVLFSAGSSYQFGKLYNLKLNVSRNFRIPTFNDLYWEQGGNPNLKPESSYQAEIGNVFTIQNFSLTQTFYYIKIKDLLQWVPGANGIWSPQNTDKVNSYGAETVLSWKKSFGKNNLTANATYAYSISENVETKKQLFFVPFHKVTAAIAYSRNNISANYQFLYNGFVYTQADNDPEKIVSAYTVSNIGVDYDFKLLSSFKVGFQVLNVWNTFYQSLEYRPMPGRNYNLYLNFKF
- a CDS encoding DUF4252 domain-containing protein encodes the protein MKSTIHEYRKNNKISMSKNFIITLVLAFVSHTFYAQGAFDKYDGQDDVTSVIVNKKMFDLMSKVKADASDKETQQYINLIKKLDYLKVFTTKNPKIEADMKASADKYIKTAGLEELMRVNDSGKNVRILIKSGSSDTQVKELLMYIDGAKGSESVLLSLIGNFDLNEISVLTDKMQLPGGSDLKKASKSKK
- a CDS encoding DUF4252 domain-containing protein codes for the protein MKANVITSALLVLLTLVSCNSTPSLQKYFVENTDNKDFIALDISSSILNVEKAKLSAEQNEALKSFDKMNILAFKETSKNQAQFETERGKLKEILKNPKYQELMKVGSGKDGASISYVGADDNIEEFVVFANKKESGFVVVRVLGKNMNPNNIMTLMSVMKQSNINMDQLKPLQQLMKP
- a CDS encoding YncE family protein, whose protein sequence is MKLTRLFLLALSASLFVSCSNDDSDGPKGVYDDGIFILNEGNSTDGGSVSFISGDLNTFTKDVYKTVNSSDFVGKYLQNIFFDGDKAYIIAGGSNVINVVDRYSFKLIAKIDTGLANPRYGVVKDGKAYVTNANTYPSYTDPEKNPNANIDDYVAVINLSTNTVESKIELKGTGNRIVLDNGKLYITEPNNSDKLLVVNITTKTVETVTIGSDADSIEEENGVLFILRKPYGAAGEIVKVKISDKSVSKIALPANLGNAGQLDIEGGKIYYTASSSVYVMNTTATTASTTPILTSPVGYLYGFAVNDNRIYLADGGDFKSSSKAYIYDLSGTLQKDLIVGVGPNGFYFND
- a CDS encoding S41 family peptidase — its product is MKTILRIVLLLFLLAFSLQSCEDQDDVAAPASLQVNDFVWKGLNQFYLWQADVPTLADDRFSNQEALNAFLRGYSKPEDLFQDLLNKPISKFPKGQAIDRFSWIVDDYTVLEQELQGTSKNNGVDFRLSYKPGSTTDLVGYVRYIIPNSDASKKDIKRGDLFTAINGTSLTVSNYQSLLAADSYTLNMATFNGTGFDSNGKTVALVKTTLDENPVFINKVITSGSRKIGYLMYNGFYGNYDAQLNAAFAELKAQGVTDLVLDLRYNGGGSIQTSTRLASMITGQFTGKVFSKEKWNAKINEYYESEDPESLLNKFVDKMDGAAINSLNMTKVYIITTSGTASASELVINGLVPYISVVQVGETTVGKNVGSVTLYDSPTFGKTNRNPNHKYAMQPLVLKIVNAADFGEYTDGLKPTYEKLERITNLGVLGDPNEPLLSVAISQITGISAKKAGDDSGVALKTFTDAKAMDGIKNQMYIEKAPEGLLRALK